One genomic segment of Desulfomicrobium sp. ZS1 includes these proteins:
- a CDS encoding RluA family pseudouridine synthase, which yields MQSERTSVQVVEVGREENGRKLVSFLEARLGPLPTGLFMRLVRTGQVRIDGRRCKPFDRVLTGQTVRVPPVTVQRKEKSLPDLPGLRGVFENDEMLVIDKPAGLPVHGGTGWTDSVHDRLKACFAGQAFVPIPVHRLDRDTSGLLLCAKTHDFLRAMHASWPTLTKGYLCWVEGAWAAAGWRTVVSELAKVQTGSGEQVVSGQGKRAVSHVHPVLVTAGRSLLLVVLGTGRTHQIRVHLADCGHAIVGDPRYGHGGGLLLHAAALSWPGHSFFVLPPWQDQFRIDPGHAQDIKNILAAAPAKEGTI from the coding sequence ATGCAGTCGGAAAGGACGTCGGTTCAAGTGGTGGAAGTCGGGCGCGAGGAAAATGGCCGCAAGCTCGTCTCCTTTCTGGAGGCCCGGCTGGGGCCGCTTCCGACGGGTCTGTTCATGCGCCTGGTGCGTACAGGACAGGTGCGTATCGACGGCCGCCGCTGCAAGCCTTTCGATCGCGTGTTGACGGGACAGACCGTGCGCGTTCCGCCCGTCACCGTGCAACGCAAGGAAAAGAGCCTGCCCGATCTACCGGGGCTGCGGGGCGTGTTCGAGAACGACGAGATGCTCGTGATCGACAAGCCCGCCGGATTGCCCGTTCATGGCGGCACGGGCTGGACCGACTCCGTGCACGATCGGCTGAAGGCCTGCTTTGCGGGGCAGGCTTTCGTGCCCATCCCTGTGCATCGCCTGGACCGCGACACTTCCGGGCTCCTGCTCTGCGCCAAGACCCATGATTTTCTGCGTGCGATGCACGCGTCATGGCCCACGCTGACCAAGGGCTATCTGTGCTGGGTGGAAGGGGCATGGGCGGCGGCCGGCTGGCGGACGGTTGTTTCGGAGCTGGCCAAGGTCCAAACCGGAAGCGGCGAGCAGGTGGTTTCCGGGCAGGGCAAGCGGGCTGTGTCCCATGTTCATCCAGTGCTTGTGACGGCTGGGCGGAGCCTGCTGCTGGTCGTGCTCGGCACGGGGCGCACCCATCAGATCCGGGTCCATTTGGCCGACTGCGGTCACGCCATTGTCGGCGACCCCCGCTATGGCCATGGCGGAGGGCTTCTTCTGCATGCGGCCGCCCTTTCCTGGCCCGGACACTCATTTTTTGTCCTGCCGCCCTGGCAGGACCAGTTTCGCATCGACCCCGGTCATGCGCAGGACATCAAAAATATTCTCGCCGCAGCTCCCGCCAAGGAGGGAACCATATGA
- a CDS encoding RsmB/NOP family class I SAM-dependent RNA methyltransferase translates to MKNTTRSFRLVCAKDQIQDVEALLQAEGFRFEPQPCFDLARTLTAEPMPLGRSIAAKFGYIYIQDKSSMLPPLALAPASGDRVLDVCASPGSKTGILSSLVGPSGLVLANEPSPDRLATLRVNMRHLGCYNVATCKYEGQSLPLQDDSWPHILLDAPCSGWGTVDKNPKAAQMWAGEKTAPLETLQRELLTKAAGLLAPGGRLLYSTCTTNVRENEDQVRFAMDHLGLVPEPLMEFPGFRFAPSLPGCLLVDGEGSLAQGFFLAALRKPGQQEKSPRAPKAELPGELVSREEFSARTGLDTGWLPEHCFLRVGGRIYLILEQAAKLPAELRWQGFAVGKSARDSILADATLRMFVPPKPDEKSLVLEQVNTIRELLSGQSLSWSGPGKRLAFYFCGLPLGFLTIKGNRCLWSDR, encoded by the coding sequence ATGAAAAATACCACTCGCTCTTTCAGGCTGGTGTGCGCAAAGGACCAGATCCAGGATGTGGAAGCCCTGCTCCAGGCCGAAGGCTTTCGTTTCGAGCCGCAGCCCTGTTTCGACCTGGCGCGGACCCTGACCGCCGAGCCCATGCCGCTGGGGCGAAGCATCGCGGCCAAGTTCGGCTACATTTACATTCAGGATAAATCTTCCATGCTGCCGCCCCTGGCCCTGGCCCCCGCGTCCGGTGACCGGGTGCTGGACGTCTGCGCCAGCCCGGGCAGCAAGACCGGTATCCTCTCCAGTCTGGTCGGGCCCTCGGGACTGGTGCTGGCCAACGAGCCAAGCCCGGACCGCCTGGCCACCCTGCGCGTGAACATGCGCCATCTCGGCTGCTACAACGTGGCCACCTGCAAATATGAAGGCCAGTCCCTGCCCCTTCAAGACGACTCATGGCCGCACATCCTTCTTGACGCGCCCTGCAGCGGCTGGGGCACGGTGGACAAGAACCCCAAGGCCGCCCAGATGTGGGCCGGAGAAAAAACAGCGCCGCTGGAAACCCTGCAGCGGGAACTTTTGACCAAGGCCGCAGGGCTTCTTGCCCCGGGAGGGCGACTCCTTTATTCGACCTGCACCACAAATGTGCGCGAAAACGAGGATCAGGTCCGTTTTGCCATGGATCACCTGGGTCTTGTGCCTGAACCCTTGATGGAATTTCCCGGCTTCAGGTTCGCCCCGTCCCTGCCCGGATGCCTGCTGGTGGATGGAGAAGGCAGCCTGGCGCAAGGATTTTTCCTGGCTGCGCTACGCAAACCGGGTCAGCAGGAAAAGAGCCCGCGCGCGCCAAAAGCCGAGTTGCCCGGCGAGCTTGTTTCACGCGAAGAATTTTCGGCCCGCACCGGACTGGACACGGGCTGGCTCCCGGAGCACTGTTTTTTGCGCGTGGGCGGCCGCATCTATCTTATTTTGGAACAGGCGGCAAAGCTTCCGGCGGAGCTCCGCTGGCAAGGTTTTGCCGTGGGCAAAAGCGCCAGGGATTCCATCCTGGCCGACGCCACGCTGCGCATGTTTGTCCCGCCAAAACCGGACGAAAAAAGCCTAGTTCTTGAGCAGGTGAACACGATCCGTGAACTTCTGTCCGGGCAGAGCCTGTCGTGGTCCGGACCGGGAAAGCGCCTCGCATTCTATTTTTGTGGACTACCCTTGGGTTTTTTGACGATCAAGGGCAATCGTTGCCTGTGGTCGGATCGATAA
- a CDS encoding DUF362 domain-containing protein, with translation MAEPVYFWNLRASRKAPYEAKIKRLLKLTGLGAELRSGDLAAVKLHFGEGGGTGHIRPLQLAPLLAFIRKCGAKPFLTDTNTLYVGQRGESVSHSLQAAAHGYDPNVLGAPVIIADGLKSGNERAVPCPGRHFEFAYLSGDIVDADMMVTVSHFKGHDLAGFGGAIKNVGMGCATRKGKMQQHCGLGPAIHPEHCTGCGQCVAVCSHGALTLDLNSKISIDRNKCAGCAACFLVCRSGGLEVDWRVDVNTFLERMAEYAAATLLTRSRRTLHLSFIQQVSPGCDCTGFSDAPICPDLGLLASWNPVALDQACLDMVNQAQPLHPSALPADILAGQDKFGAIHGHVRGDYLLEYAARLGLGSREYTLQPV, from the coding sequence GTGGCCGAACCCGTTTATTTCTGGAACCTGCGCGCCTCCCGCAAGGCTCCGTATGAAGCCAAGATCAAGCGTCTGCTCAAGCTGACCGGACTTGGCGCGGAGCTTCGCTCCGGCGATCTGGCCGCGGTCAAGCTCCATTTCGGCGAGGGCGGAGGCACGGGCCATATACGACCCCTGCAGCTTGCGCCCCTTTTGGCCTTTATCCGCAAGTGCGGAGCCAAGCCGTTCCTGACCGACACCAACACGCTCTACGTGGGTCAGCGCGGAGAGTCGGTTTCCCACTCCCTGCAGGCCGCCGCCCACGGCTACGACCCCAACGTCCTCGGCGCCCCGGTCATCATCGCCGACGGACTCAAAAGCGGCAACGAGCGGGCCGTTCCCTGTCCAGGCAGGCATTTCGAGTTCGCCTATCTGAGCGGAGACATCGTCGATGCGGACATGATGGTCACGGTCAGCCATTTCAAGGGACACGACCTGGCTGGATTCGGCGGGGCCATCAAGAACGTGGGCATGGGCTGCGCCACCCGCAAGGGCAAGATGCAGCAGCACTGCGGGCTGGGACCTGCCATCCACCCCGAGCACTGCACCGGATGCGGGCAATGCGTGGCGGTCTGCAGCCACGGCGCCCTCACCCTGGACCTGAACAGCAAAATCAGCATCGACCGCAACAAATGTGCAGGCTGCGCGGCCTGCTTTCTGGTCTGCCGCTCGGGCGGCCTGGAAGTGGACTGGCGGGTGGACGTGAACACCTTCCTTGAGCGCATGGCCGAATATGCGGCGGCCACGCTTTTGACACGATCACGACGGACCTTACATTTAAGTTTCATCCAGCAGGTCAGCCCCGGATGCGATTGCACGGGTTTTTCCGATGCGCCCATCTGCCCGGACCTGGGGCTTCTGGCCTCCTGGAACCCGGTGGCCCTGGACCAGGCCTGCCTGGACATGGTCAACCAGGCCCAGCCCCTGCACCCAAGCGCCCTCCCTGCGGACATACTGGCTGGGCAGGACAAATTCGGAGCCATTCACGGGCATGTGCGGGGCGACTACCTGCTGGAGTATGCAGCACGTCTTGGGCTCGGTTCGCGGGAATATACGCTTCAGCCCGTCTAG
- a CDS encoding class I fructose-bisphosphate aldolase, whose protein sequence is MIGYLRKAARLFHPGSKRTIILPLDHGLSEGNIPGLEDLGSLLRGVQHLPTQGVILHKGMVMAHAGEIRLDQSLIVHLSAGTRHGLPSYNKALVCSVQEALRLGADMVSMHINIGNDLEDRMLSDLGACVEEAHQLGLPLLAMIYARGGQIVNENDPSLVAHSIRIGAELGADVVKVPYCGNNQSFGRAIASCPVPVVMSGGPRSGDFKSFLRSVRETLDVGVAGMCIGRNVFQQENPAKALEEICNLVHGKG, encoded by the coding sequence ATGATCGGATACCTGCGCAAGGCGGCCCGCCTCTTTCACCCGGGATCCAAACGAACCATCATCCTGCCGCTGGATCATGGACTTTCCGAAGGGAACATCCCCGGTTTGGAAGATCTGGGAAGTCTGCTTCGCGGGGTGCAGCATCTGCCCACCCAAGGCGTGATCCTGCACAAGGGCATGGTCATGGCCCACGCCGGCGAGATCCGCCTGGACCAGTCCCTTATCGTGCATCTCTCCGCCGGCACTCGGCACGGCCTGCCGTCATACAACAAGGCCCTGGTCTGCTCCGTGCAGGAAGCCTTGCGCCTGGGTGCGGACATGGTCTCCATGCACATCAACATCGGCAACGACCTTGAGGACCGCATGCTTTCCGACCTCGGTGCCTGCGTGGAAGAGGCGCATCAGCTCGGCCTGCCGCTCCTGGCAATGATCTACGCCCGTGGCGGACAGATCGTGAACGAAAACGACCCGTCCCTGGTGGCGCACAGTATCCGTATCGGCGCGGAGCTTGGAGCGGACGTGGTCAAGGTGCCCTATTGCGGCAACAACCAGAGCTTCGGCCGGGCCATCGCGTCCTGCCCCGTGCCCGTGGTCATGAGCGGAGGACCGCGCAGCGGCGATTTCAAATCCTTCCTGCGCTCGGTGCGCGAAACCCTGGATGTCGGAGTGGCCGGAATGTGCATCGGACGCAACGTCTTCCAGCAGGAAAACCCTGCCAAGGCCCTGGAAGAAATCTGC
- the purB gene encoding adenylosuccinate lyase yields MIDRYTRKEMGEIWTLEHKFRVWLEVELAICEGWHAMGVIPAADMAPIREKADFELDRILELEETTKHDVIAFLTAVEEKVGPSARYIHLGCTSSDIVDTANAVLLTRAGRIILADLDRLLGTLETMAKTHQGRLCMGRTHGIHAEPTSFGLKMAVFHAEFQRHRQRWVDALENIRFGKISGAVGTYAQLEPELEERALTILGLEVDPISTQVIQRDRYAQYFTTLALIAGGIERICVELRHLQRTEVLEVEEGFGKGQKGSSAMPHKKNPISAENLTGLSRLVRTNAVAAMENMALWHERDISHSSVERVIMPDSTIMVNYMLNRLNGLLANLRIIPENMERNLMGSYGLFFSQRVLIALVEAGLDRQKAYVMVQAVAMDCWRDRTSFEAAVRGDAGITAHLSPARLDQAFDLNYYLRHEQTVLDRVFAQGKKND; encoded by the coding sequence ATGATCGATCGTTATACCCGCAAGGAAATGGGCGAGATATGGACCCTGGAACACAAATTCAGGGTCTGGCTCGAAGTTGAGCTGGCCATCTGTGAAGGCTGGCACGCCATGGGCGTCATCCCGGCCGCAGACATGGCCCCCATCAGAGAAAAGGCCGATTTCGAATTGGACCGGATTCTCGAACTCGAGGAAACCACTAAGCACGACGTCATCGCCTTCCTGACCGCCGTGGAAGAAAAGGTCGGCCCCTCGGCCAGATACATCCACCTCGGCTGCACGTCCTCGGACATCGTCGACACGGCCAACGCCGTGCTGCTGACCAGGGCGGGCCGGATCATCCTGGCCGATCTGGACAGGCTGCTCGGCACCCTGGAAACCATGGCCAAAACCCACCAGGGCAGGCTGTGCATGGGCCGCACCCACGGCATCCACGCCGAACCGACCAGCTTCGGTCTGAAGATGGCCGTGTTCCACGCCGAGTTCCAGCGCCACCGGCAGCGCTGGGTCGACGCCCTGGAGAACATCCGCTTCGGCAAGATTTCCGGCGCGGTGGGCACCTACGCCCAGCTCGAACCCGAGCTTGAGGAACGCGCCCTGACCATTCTCGGCCTTGAGGTGGACCCCATCTCGACCCAGGTCATCCAGCGCGACCGCTACGCCCAGTATTTCACCACCCTGGCGCTCATCGCCGGCGGCATCGAGCGTATCTGCGTGGAGCTTCGGCACCTGCAGCGCACCGAAGTGCTGGAAGTGGAAGAAGGTTTCGGCAAGGGCCAGAAGGGCTCCTCGGCCATGCCGCACAAGAAGAACCCCATTTCAGCCGAGAACCTGACCGGACTCTCCCGCCTGGTGCGCACCAACGCCGTGGCCGCCATGGAGAACATGGCCCTGTGGCACGAGCGCGACATCAGCCACTCGTCCGTCGAGCGCGTCATCATGCCCGATTCGACCATCATGGTGAACTACATGCTGAACCGTTTGAACGGGCTGCTTGCAAACCTGCGCATCATCCCCGAAAACATGGAGCGCAACCTGATGGGCTCCTACGGCCTCTTCTTCTCCCAGCGCGTGCTCATCGCCCTGGTGGAAGCGGGGCTGGACCGGCAGAAGGCCTACGTCATGGTCCAGGCCGTGGCCATGGACTGCTGGCGGGACCGGACCTCCTTCGAGGCCGCAGTGCGTGGAGACGCGGGCATCACTGCTCATCTCTCCCCGGCCCGCCTGGATCAGGCTTTTGATCTGAACTACTATCTGCGGCACGAACAGACCGTGCTTGACCGCGTTTTTGCGCAGGGGAAGAAAAATGATTGA
- the pyrE gene encoding orotate phosphoribosyltransferase, with translation MIDLKRRLARLLIEKSYLEGDFTLTSGKKSDYYFDCKHTALHPEGAWLIGKLFLDMIRAKGGVTGVGGMTLGADPLVSSVTVVSHLEGYPLPGFIIRKQSKGHGTNQYLEGLKNFEPGQSVCLLEDVITTGGTLLTAVERVRDQGLNIACIMGVLDREQGGRENLEKAGFDLQTIFTRKELLETAKN, from the coding sequence ATGATTGATCTGAAGAGGCGTCTGGCCCGTCTGCTCATCGAGAAGTCCTACCTCGAAGGCGACTTCACCCTGACCTCGGGCAAGAAGAGCGACTATTATTTCGACTGCAAGCACACGGCCCTGCATCCTGAAGGGGCCTGGCTCATCGGCAAGCTTTTTCTGGACATGATCCGCGCCAAGGGCGGGGTCACGGGCGTAGGCGGCATGACGCTGGGCGCCGACCCGCTGGTATCGAGCGTGACCGTGGTCTCCCATTTGGAGGGCTACCCTTTGCCCGGATTCATCATCCGCAAGCAGTCCAAGGGGCACGGCACCAACCAGTACCTTGAGGGGCTGAAGAACTTCGAACCGGGGCAGAGCGTCTGCCTGCTCGAAGACGTGATCACCACCGGCGGCACACTGCTCACGGCAGTCGAGCGCGTGCGCGACCAGGGCCTGAATATCGCCTGTATCATGGGCGTGCTCGACCGCGAACAGGGCGGCCGGGAGAATCTGGAAAAGGCCGGATTCGACCTGCAGACCATCTTCACCCGCAAAGAACTGCTCGAAACCGCGAAAAACTAG
- a CDS encoding glycosyltransferase family 39 protein, whose protein sequence is MTDRHESALYWALSLLLITAATLARYWFVVSGQLNLAPDEAQYWDWSRTLQWSYYSKGPLIAFINYVGTAFLGATELGVRAGAMVGALIMQVAVLGWIGIYLKRIRTAFWTLVVLNTTMLFMAGGLLMTTDNPLLVCWLLGMICLSVTVDKGHLAAFIMLGLFLTLGITAKYTMVLFIPLALAAAFWIGRKQEMPALFWPRLLKTLGIGGLAGMLPIVIWNATNGWVGIKHVLYRGAMAGDKAKVFFELKNFPEYLGSQLGVVTPWWFVFLFIGAWLVGRQLLKRSDEPTFPWLSRPVGIILTVFFWPVWLFFLFWSLHTKVEANWSATAYPAGIMLAALAVERFTHRDPRPKWRFAWPALGAVVFILLHLQGFIPFDSPKNPVHRLMGWQDLGAQVAKAREELGGEETVFVFGSEYGVTAELGFYVPGQKRAFCLAGGRKMNQYDLWPGPDSGMQNAVFVYRGEKDKVSDRVLPLFESVDEPRVVVTAHGKRTGQTFTIFLCRGYKGVWPEQEGGSF, encoded by the coding sequence ATGACCGATCGCCACGAATCCGCCCTGTATTGGGCTTTGAGTCTTCTTTTGATCACGGCCGCGACCCTGGCCAGATACTGGTTCGTGGTCTCGGGGCAACTCAACCTCGCGCCCGACGAGGCCCAGTACTGGGACTGGAGCCGGACCCTGCAGTGGTCCTATTATTCCAAGGGGCCGCTCATCGCGTTCATCAATTATGTCGGCACGGCCTTTCTGGGGGCCACGGAGCTCGGGGTGCGCGCCGGGGCCATGGTCGGGGCGCTGATCATGCAGGTGGCCGTGCTGGGCTGGATCGGCATTTATCTGAAACGCATCCGCACCGCCTTCTGGACCCTCGTCGTCCTGAACACGACCATGCTCTTCATGGCCGGGGGCCTGCTTATGACCACGGACAACCCGCTTCTGGTCTGCTGGCTCCTGGGCATGATCTGCCTTAGCGTAACCGTGGACAAGGGTCACCTCGCGGCGTTCATCATGCTCGGGCTGTTTCTCACGCTCGGGATCACGGCCAAATACACCATGGTGCTGTTTATTCCTCTGGCGCTGGCGGCCGCGTTCTGGATCGGGCGCAAGCAGGAAATGCCCGCGCTTTTCTGGCCCCGGCTCCTGAAAACTCTGGGTATCGGGGGCCTGGCCGGCATGTTGCCCATTGTGATCTGGAACGCCACCAACGGCTGGGTCGGGATCAAGCACGTCCTGTATCGTGGGGCCATGGCCGGGGACAAGGCCAAGGTCTTTTTCGAACTGAAGAACTTTCCCGAATATCTGGGCAGTCAGCTCGGCGTGGTCACCCCGTGGTGGTTCGTCTTCCTGTTTATCGGCGCCTGGCTGGTCGGCCGGCAGCTTTTAAAACGCAGCGACGAACCCACCTTTCCCTGGCTCTCCCGGCCCGTGGGCATCATTCTGACCGTCTTTTTCTGGCCCGTGTGGCTCTTCTTCCTGTTCTGGAGCCTGCACACCAAGGTCGAAGCCAACTGGTCGGCCACTGCCTATCCGGCCGGAATCATGCTCGCGGCCCTGGCCGTGGAGCGCTTCACGCACCGCGACCCGCGTCCCAAATGGCGCTTCGCCTGGCCCGCCCTGGGCGCGGTCGTCTTCATCCTCTTGCATCTGCAAGGGTTCATCCCCTTCGACAGCCCCAAGAATCCGGTGCACCGTCTCATGGGCTGGCAGGACTTGGGCGCGCAGGTGGCCAAGGCCAGGGAGGAACTGGGCGGGGAGGAAACAGTCTTTGTTTTTGGCAGTGAATACGGAGTCACGGCGGAGCTGGGCTTTTACGTTCCGGGCCAGAAAAGGGCGTTCTGCCTGGCCGGAGGGCGCAAGATGAACCAGTACGATCTGTGGCCCGGTCCGGACAGCGGGATGCAAAATGCGGTCTTTGTCTACAGGGGTGAAAAGGACAAGGTTTCAGACAGGGTGCTCCCCCTGTTCGAGAGCGTGGATGAACCAAGGGTGGTGGTCACCGCCCACGGCAAACGCACCGGCCAGACCTTCACCATCTTCCTGTGCCGGGGCTACAAGGGCGTATGGCCGGAGCAGGAGGGCGGCTCCTTTTGA
- a CDS encoding sugar phosphate isomerase/epimerase, producing the protein MTFTNLPLRYIEEHPHYLDLFLTRKVNPELGLDALALNTFSPEWHRRTARIFHDAGLTCSVHLPFFDLRPGSLDPMILKASRERLLHAVDTAQVYAPAHFIAHLDYNSVIYSHFKDAWLENSLRTWELVLDQTGNAPLYLENVFESSPDHHVRVLQGLGGKAGACLDVGHWHCFAAGRKRGNLTQWLAALSPFPLHLHLHDNDGESDAHLGLGQGTIPWDQLWAGLAGREISATFEPHTKDAFLVTRNYLRDHDLKL; encoded by the coding sequence ATGACCTTCACCAACCTGCCCCTGCGCTACATCGAAGAGCACCCACATTATCTGGACCTCTTTCTGACCCGCAAGGTGAACCCCGAGCTTGGCCTTGACGCCCTGGCCCTCAATACGTTTTCGCCCGAATGGCACAGGAGGACCGCCCGCATCTTTCATGACGCGGGCCTGACCTGCTCCGTGCACCTGCCCTTTTTCGACCTGCGCCCGGGAAGCCTCGACCCCATGATCCTGAAAGCGAGCCGGGAGCGCCTGCTGCACGCCGTGGACACGGCCCAGGTCTACGCCCCGGCCCACTTCATCGCCCACCTGGACTACAACAGCGTCATCTATTCCCATTTTAAGGACGCATGGCTTGAAAATTCCCTGCGCACCTGGGAGCTTGTACTGGATCAAACAGGAAATGCGCCGCTTTACCTTGAAAACGTGTTCGAATCGAGCCCGGACCATCATGTGCGCGTGCTGCAAGGACTTGGAGGCAAGGCCGGAGCCTGCCTGGACGTGGGGCACTGGCACTGTTTCGCTGCAGGCCGCAAACGGGGGAATCTAACGCAGTGGCTCGCGGCCCTGTCCCCCTTCCCCCTGCACCTGCATCTGCACGACAACGATGGCGAGTCCGACGCCCATCTTGGACTGGGCCAGGGCACGATCCCCTGGGACCAGCTCTGGGCCGGCCTGGCCGGCCGGGAAATCTCGGCCACTTTCGAACCGCACACAAAAGACGCCTTCCTGGTCACCCGGAACTACCTGCGCGACCACGACCTGAAGCTCTAA
- a CDS encoding Fic family protein, with amino-acid sequence MHIPVHRHEEIRQLLLQYPDGLTSTAISASLRNPPHQRTVQRWLSELVALGAVTVSGRARATVYQLDTPLGSPATLFAEPSASFGAPDGIPLSEHGREICAYVRRPRTGRTPTGYDRSFLGDYVPNLSWYLSAATRRHLRVIGETDAFGRPAGTHGRAILNRLLIDLSWASSRLEGNTYSRLDTKELIEFGRHAEGKDAQDAQMILNHKAAIELLLDEADAVGFDAQTVLSLHGLLSENLMPDPDASGRLRFRPVQISGSVFIPLAMPQVIEECFHGILDKAAAITDPFEQAFFVLVQLPYLQPFEDVNKRVSRLAANIPLLKNNLSPLTFIDVPDRTYVDAILGVYEMNRIELLRDLFVWAYERSAKEYVAVRKSLADPDPLRLRYRQELREIVADIVRSRRQDVLEAMERFADERIKARDREAFVEMVQDELKRLHPGTLARYRLRLSEFEVWRAARKALMS; translated from the coding sequence ATGCATATCCCCGTTCACAGACATGAAGAAATCCGGCAGCTTCTGCTCCAATATCCTGACGGACTGACCAGCACCGCCATCAGTGCATCGCTGCGAAATCCGCCGCATCAACGCACGGTGCAGCGCTGGCTGTCCGAACTCGTGGCCTTGGGAGCCGTGACCGTTTCCGGTCGCGCGCGAGCCACCGTCTATCAGCTAGACACTCCCCTCGGCAGCCCGGCAACGCTGTTCGCAGAACCATCGGCATCGTTCGGCGCCCCTGACGGCATTCCCCTGTCGGAGCACGGCAGAGAGATTTGCGCCTATGTCCGACGCCCACGGACGGGCCGAACGCCGACTGGATATGATCGAAGTTTTCTCGGCGATTACGTTCCAAACCTGAGCTGGTATTTGAGCGCGGCCACAAGAAGGCATTTGCGGGTTATCGGCGAGACGGACGCGTTCGGCCGACCGGCCGGCACGCACGGCCGGGCCATTTTGAACCGACTTCTGATTGACTTGTCCTGGGCCTCCAGCCGTCTGGAAGGCAACACCTACTCCCGGCTTGATACGAAAGAGCTGATCGAATTCGGTCGCCATGCGGAAGGCAAGGACGCCCAGGACGCCCAGATGATCCTCAACCACAAGGCGGCCATCGAATTGTTGCTCGATGAAGCCGATGCCGTGGGTTTTGACGCGCAGACCGTGCTCAGCCTGCACGGCCTGCTTTCAGAAAACCTGATGCCTGATCCGGACGCATCCGGACGTTTGCGGTTCAGGCCCGTACAGATCAGCGGATCAGTCTTCATTCCCCTGGCCATGCCGCAGGTCATCGAAGAATGCTTTCACGGCATCCTGGACAAGGCGGCGGCCATTACCGACCCATTCGAGCAGGCATTTTTTGTGCTGGTCCAGCTTCCGTACCTTCAACCTTTCGAAGATGTGAACAAGCGCGTCTCACGACTCGCGGCCAATATTCCGCTGCTCAAAAACAATCTCTCGCCGCTGACATTCATCGATGTTCCGGACCGGACCTATGTCGATGCGATCCTGGGCGTGTACGAAATGAACCGCATCGAATTGCTGCGGGACCTCTTTGTCTGGGCATACGAACGCTCGGCCAAGGAATACGTGGCCGTGCGCAAGAGCTTGGCCGACCCGGACCCTTTGCGTCTGCGTTACAGGCAGGAATTGCGGGAGATTGTCGCTGATATCGTGCGCTCCAGACGACAGGATGTGCTAGAGGCCATGGAGCGGTTTGCGGATGAACGGATTAAAGCCCGGGACCGGGAAGCCTTTGTCGAAATGGTTCAGGACGAATTAAAGCGCCTCCACCCAGGAACGCTGGCCAGATATCGACTCCGGCTTTCCGAATTCGAAGTGTGGCGGGCGGCAAGAAAAGCTCTCATGAGCTGA
- a CDS encoding zinc ribbon domain-containing protein, with the protein MPIYEYCCEDCHQIFEEWQKDFKDREKVCPVCGGTSQRLISNTSFVLKGGGWYASGYSKESGGNGKKKDTSSTPAPDTTSSAT; encoded by the coding sequence ATGCCCATTTATGAATACTGCTGCGAAGACTGCCATCAGATCTTCGAGGAATGGCAGAAGGATTTCAAGGACAGGGAAAAAGTCTGTCCAGTCTGCGGGGGCACGTCCCAGAGGCTGATCTCCAACACCTCCTTTGTTTTAAAAGGAGGCGGCTGGTACGCGTCCGGCTACAGCAAGGAATCCGGCGGCAACGGTAAGAAAAAGGACACCTCGTCCACTCCGGCCCCGGACACAACCTCTTCGGCGACCTGA